CGAAGCATGTCCATCAATGGTCTGCCCATCCACAGCGCAGCGAAGCCTGCTTCACATCAAAAATTCATGTCGGCACCACTTACAGGAAACTGGAGCCTTCACACCAAGCTTGCTAGACCTCTGAGCACCACGAAACCCTCAAGCCAGAGAtgtcgcgcgagacgcgacaTCAGAAACAGACCTCCCACCACGAGTCTAAAAATAAAGATTCATACAGTGCTGAGGAGTGCCAGATCGGCGACGGCACCGTACACATTCGCATTCCATGAGTGGATTAGCTGCTTCGTAGCTTTCTCAGCCAGTAGTGCACATGATTGCCACCCCATCGCAACGTCCCCTGATGCATTTCTcaagacgccgcggctcccATCTATGACGAAACGAAGATCAATCGATTCAGCTCTCATCGCGTAAGGCGCTCGACTTCCACCGCTGCAACATGATGCAGCCACGACGACCCCAAAACTCTAGCGAACCTTCGCGAATCAAACCCTCCTTCATTCCGTTCCTACGATAAGAAAAATCAACAGCACTGTGCGTGGCAAGCGCGTCCACGACCGCGCATGGTGCCAGCAGCGCCATGTCCACTGTCTTCTGAGCCTCAACGAAAACTACGAGGCTCCCCATATATTGACTGCTAaaggaagccgcgcaggTCATGCACGGCTTCCATGCGACAAATCAAAAAAAGGCCGGACGCGGAGCCCCCATATCTCCCCAAGGCCAGCTCGCCCGGAGTCCTGGTTGGGTTCTTGCGACTGTGCTGTAACTACGTCATTGTCTACAGACTTCAACAAGACACGAGCATGGGAACGGCACCTTGTTAAAAAGCAATCGACATCTGAGAAGGAGTGCAACGCCCATCATGCCGCGAATCAATCTACACGATCGTCCACCACGTGGCTCTACGAGCTGCGCAAAGGCTTCAAATTCTGAGGTCAACGCACGAAGCACTTTCAGGCGGCTGGTTTGTTTCGCTGCCCGATTTGCTCCCCTAACAAGGAAGCCAAACTCAGTGTGGGCATCTACGGGCGCACGTAGCCACAAGCCATGCAGCAGCACGGCTACGTGGGTACCTCAGCGTCGCGGGTGTGCCGATGGTGCCAGGCATCAGACGCGGCAGCGTACATCTACATGCGTCGCGCTGGAGCGTCAAAACACCGTCTACGGGTCGCCACTACACCCTTATTTTCTACCGCTCCCCCCTCATCGAATCTCAGAGAAATGagtcgcttcgcctcgaggTAGGCAACTATTGCTAGCTTCGAGTACTAGTGACATACTGGGGGCCTGTACGCATGGGAGACAAAAGGTtcaagcagcaggcgcaTAGCGCCCACGCGGACAGTTGGAGTGCCGTCCGACACGCGTTGGATGGCTGAAGTACCGCCGTTCGTCCTTGCGTGTGCCTGTATCTGAACCCCGCAGAATCGGGCAATGCGTCGACGGCCGAGAGCTCAGCGTTCTCGCAAGGTGTGCCGCGAAGCCATAATGACACGACTGCTGCCCGAACTTCCTGTCCCGAAAACTATCACTCGCGACACCTTCCGCCGCACTTACTTTCCCGCTGGAACCGGGGACCGCAGCACATGGGCGCAACAGATGTTCGCAGTGCGTTCTCGAAACAGAACGAACTCTGCACCGCGCGTGACGCACAAAAAAATCCGCTACATCTTGCAACGTGGCTGCCGCATCCAAACTTACAGGGCGATCGCTTCGTTTTCAGAGAACGCCACTTCTTGTACGCCTTGACGCTCACGAAGCCAAGCGCAGCAGTAACGGCGATGCCCAAGGCCCTGCGGGTGCACAGAAATGGACAAGCCCTAATGAGAATTCCTACACTCAAAAGCGATGCGATGGGGCATCGCGGGAGAGAGTGTGACGGAAGTCAATCACAAGCAGCAGGTCTATTCCACGAAAGGCGTGTCAAGTGAGAAAGGACACGACGCAAATGCACACGGTGTGATGCCCAACCACACAGAGTTGAGGGTTTAGGATTTAGGGTCGCAAGGAATGGCGGGTCCGCTCTTGAATGACACGCAGTAGTTCAATTGATACTCTCTGCAGCGGTCGACCTACTCATAGCGTCTCAAGACAGCTTGACGGGAGTACACTGCAGCTCTTTTTTCTCCAGGAGAGATAGGCGCGCCTCTACTTATTTTCAAAATAATATCACCCGAAATTTGAAAGATGTGCCTCCTACGAAAGGGGCCTCGGATGTTACCAGAGTCATGAAAACGTTACACCTAAGGGACTCGAAGACCTCGGCGAGACAGAGCCTCCCTTCGGCTCAGTGATGCGCCGATGCTGCAGTGAAACCTATCTACGAGCTACGACTACTGGAGTGGGGGAGAAAGCATGAAGTCTTCCGTTAAAAATGAGCGTTGACCCTTCTGGCAAGAGTGCTCCCGAAGAAGCCTCATAGTCCGCTCCCGTCGTGTGCACACAATGCATTTTCGAAGTCCGTCCCATGCAGAGTGTTTGGAGACTCCACGGCAGAACGCGGGCGGATAGACGCACATTTCCCCCTTCCTCGGGAGAGTTGCAACAGTGGGGGAGAAGAAACAAGCATCTAGTTGTGTACCGTCCTCCTACCGGACTCTCCGCGACAGGCACGGAAAACGCTTCACGCCGTGCCTTGAGGGTGACGGGCATTACCGCCAGTTCATCGAAACGACGGCGTAGCCCCTGTTTGAGTTGCGCTTCAGTGCAGCAACGGGTCACAACTATAGCGCAACATTCGGACCCTTTGAAGTCTGTTCGCACAGGCGCTTACATGAACAAAAGCTTTTTCTTCAGGTTCTTTCCACGCGATGATGAAACTgcccctcgcgctcgccctgcAGAGGTCCGTGGCTGTTGCCGTATCGCACTGTAATGCCACCACCATTTCCCTTTTCGCCCTAAGTCGTCTGCCACTGTCTCTGCCGCAGGCTCATCCTCTGCCGCCATatccgcagcaggcgcaaaTTGAAACGCAGCCTGGCTGCGGGTCCCTGcttcgacggcggcgcaggctccAGGTTGAAGACCCCCATTGGGTACAAAGAATGAGGAAAAAATCGCCGGACAGAGAACAGCAACGGACAGAATCGCTGCTTGGTTGCGAAGGAAGACTCGGCGCAGCTTCTGTCTGTCTTCAGAGGCAGGTAGGGAACAAACGGGTAGGCTCGGACATTCTCTCAACGACGCCGGGGCAGCCTCCCTACCGTCTTCACGTGCACGCGCCTCATGCGCGGATTTCGCATCTACAGTTTGCCTCGTCCCCATTGTGTGCATAGGATATCCTGACCAGATCTCCACGCGGGACACAGGTCTCTTCCCCGTGCCAGGGGCGGCGACAGTTCGAGGTGGTACCAAGCGAGAGGCCACACCCCCTGATGTTAACAAGCAAACTGGCTACCTCTCCGTCTACTTTGCGAGAAGGAGATGCTCAAGAACCCCACGTATTCCAAGTACCTGCCTGGCAATGCCGGGTCGTAGGGGGTCACACAATGCAGCATGACGAAAGACGGCACCAGTTAAAGAAATACTGAGTCAGAGCACAACTGTGCCCTGCCAAAAATTCTAGGCGGAAGTTAGCTTTTCTGCGCACGGCACATTTCAGGAATCCCCACGAAAGGAGCGCACTCTATACGAAGTGTCACAGAGGCGTCTCAGGTGAAGCAACTGCACCGCAACACTTGGAGTGTGGTGCAACAGGGAAGACGTGCATCGTCAAACCGCGGCAATCTTTGGAGACCCGCTGTCAGGGGGAAGTTcggctgcatctgctgcaaAAACACAACACTACTCTGAACAGTAGAGGCGCCAGAGCGTCGCGTTTCTGTAGACGCGCAATCGAAACCCGCTCGCCAAATGTGCTTATGGAAACGCGACACGTCCACCGTGGGTAGACTGAGCATTGGCAGACGTCAGACACCTAAGgcaagcgagaagaaagacagccAAGACGAGCATGATTCAAGCATGATATGCAATTTACATCGCTCGGGTCCCATGTTGAACAGACTGTGTGGCATCTTTCTGGTCCAACGCAGAGCTTGCCAGCGGCATTGTTGAGCGTCAGAGAGCAGCGTGCTGCCAAGGAGGACGATGCGGCACgtgccgcgctgcggccggtTCGGTGCCAGAACCGCGTGTTTCCGAGGGACACTGTATTCGCCTTTGACACCTACTCTGTCTACACCTCTGTTTTCACGGAAAACACACTTGGTTCTGAGAGTCCGTATCTGGGCTCCGACAGCGTGGAATCACCAACTTCGATGCTTCATGCTCAGCCAGCTCCGGCGGTGAAACAGCTCAGACGTCAGCCCCAGCGCGTTTGGTGTTAGATCACTACAATGGCGTAGCCGCCTAGTCACCGGATATAAGGCTAGAGATGCAGCTTACGGCAGGGCAGAAGCAGGCACGCTCTCGTAGCTTGTTCAGGGATAACGCCGTGACCCTGGGAAGTGCAGTTTACGCGAATTTTTGCCCTCATTCGTGATTCGTCGTGTTTTCGTGGGGGATGCGCCGGGGACGGGGTGTCGTTCCTGTTGAAGACCTCGCTGGTGGTCTTGGGATGCGAAGTCGTCCAGCAGGTTCCGTTGCCCCCCGCCTTGTTTCGGGTTAGCCGTACAACGCTGGACGGCCAAAACAATGCCGAGCCCTACCTTCTGGGACCCTGCATGGCTTGCCGATCTGTTTAGACATGGGCTCCTGGCCATTCTGCTGACTTTAGTGGGTTTTTTGTAGTCGTGCACGCTTACGCACCTGCCAACGCGGGCTCGTTCGCCGTGGCCTTGAACGGCAGGCATCCCTGAAGGACGAAACAGAAGTAGCACTCGGTGGCTTCTGCTCCATACAGAGCGATATCGTCAGTTGTACGGCCTGTGTGAGTCTCACGACCTTCGAGAACAGTTTAGCAAAGCGTCTCGGCCCCGTGTCGTGTGTGGACTTCCCCTTAGGTAAAAATGTACCCGCGAAACGTGCGCTCCAGTTCGGTGCCTGCGGGGGTGACCCGGAAGTTGTGCTGCTTTTACTACGCAGTGATGTCATAGTCCTACTCCCAGGTTTATTGCCACTGATGGACACCTGGTGGTCACCCGTGTCTTGTTCGTGCGTAACTCCTCACTCAGCCATGTGAGAATGTGCGCTTTAACACGAACGTGTCCGACATCTGTTCGGTTGGCGGTGAAGGATATTTTCTCTTCGGATCAGGCACGGTGTGCCCGGTTGCGCTTCCCACGCTTCAAGCATTCACTCTATTGCTTATGAGAGTCCCGCAGGAAATAGGGTGTTCAACATTTGCGACGCATATGCCAccagcggcgctcgcgggacCACATTCTTAATTTGATCCTTGCAATGGAAAGGATCAAATTCCCCACCCAGCCGCAACACAAAGCTCGCCAGTTCAATCGTTCTCAGCTAAGCAGCCAccccccctcgcgcccgcctcccccccaaGCGTGAGTTTGGGGAAGACCGCCGGCGTTGAACCACCACTATTTTTCATATTGTCGCAGGCCATATGCAGGAGGCATTATTATCACACCGTAGACCCAGTCCGAATGTGCATCCACAGCAGACTGCGTGTGGCGCGGTTTGCATGAGACGAGTGACCCAGTGGAACGATGGGCGCATTGAAGGAGCAGATGTAAGCGAGCTATCCACGCGAAAGTACAAGCTATATCTGCAGTGACATCAAGTACAAGCTGTATCTGCAGTGACGTCACGGAGcctcctgcatgcgcaacGGATCCGCGCCCGGGAACGGCGCGCAGGGTGCGGGCTGGCGAGTTACAATGACCCGTGGCAGCGCACgccacagcggcggcgcgcggactgAGTGTCCGCACGAGCGGGCTTGCTCGTCAAACAAACCAATAAAACGGACTGCATCTTCAGCGCAGGACTCCTGGTAAGACCATCATCTGAACATAACTGACCTGTCACTGATTACGAGGAAGGACGACACCCCCTTCAAGTTATTGGGGCGCCACTGATGCGAGTCTCGCCAGTTGTCGCCACACGCGCAATCAAAACGAGGGCCTTTCAGGCGTAGCAGGGCTCAATCTTATTTTTGTTGCTGTGAAAGAGCGGGAAGCCTTCGTCTGCCAGAACGTGTACGCGTGAATGCGGGACGCGCTTCCCGCCACACACGCAGGGCAGTCGACAAAACTGCAGGTACAACCTGCGTGCTCTAGTGTTCGCTGATATCAGCACATTTTGACAGACAAAAATCCCCACCCGCGCCCAAAACGAGATCCCGTTCGCCCGCACTACCCATCCACACCACGCAGGGAACCCGTGACCTGATTGTTTCGCCGTGACAGCAGTGCTCCAATGCGTCCCTGTGTGTGCTGTGTAAGCGTCATCCCTCGCTGAGATCGTCATCAACTAAGTTCCACTCttgcagcgcctcttcgcgcgcgccctgccAGTCCGTCTCGGCTGCCAGTCGCCCTCTctggggcgcggcgccgcctctgggcTCTGCATCAGCTCTACGATCTACAGGTCGCAGCCGGAggcgctctctgtcgccgccctGCCCAGCACCCGCGGGAGGCGTTACCGGCCTGCCCCTCCGTCGATGGTCTGGGGGGGATCTCCGCTGCTCTTCGCTCAGGTCTTTCGACAGCGCCTGGGCGTTGCCGGCGCTCCCGCCCCCTGGAAACTCTCTGCGGCTCCggccccccctcgccccccttCGACTGAAAAGCTGCTGGCTGCGCCTGTCTTCGTGGCCAGGACCGAAATACGGCGACCCCCCCTCTCGTGCCGGCGAGGACTCAGACttctgctgcgggcgccgtcgacctctgccgtcgtcgcgaaAGTTCCTCCATCCCCCGTcccctgcgcgagcgcgccacACCAtccgcggagcgccgcggtcAACCATTCGCCCCTCGTGGCTCCGAGGGCTGGCCACTCGGctggcgcttctgctgcctgcctctgggccgtcggcgacggcgcgcgcggcctggcTGGCAAAGCCGTCCTGCTCcatctcctcgtcgctgctggtGATCGCCTCGTCCGCCCAGCGCCTTCTGGGCTCCTGgcacgccgcgtcggcgcccgcgcgctccGGAGACCCTTCTGGGCTCCTGATAGCCTCTCTGGCGTTCCcatcctcgtcctcttcgggGTTCTCTGTGGGGatgccgccctccgcgcgcgcacgctcGTCGTCAATGTCCGACGACGAAGGAGCAGAGGACGTCTGCGGGGAgggagccggcggcggcgcgcgaggtctTCCTGAGCTCTCCTTCTcacacgccgcggccgcagacgcaatCATCGCGGCGGGGAGTATGTGCCTAGTGCCCTCTTTCGGTCGCGCATGCGACCCCTCCTCAGTCGCGGACCCCGCCTTgacccccgcggccgcgtcgtgTCCCCCTGGAGCACCCCAGTTGGTCTCTGCGGCAGGGActgagctgccgcggccgaaCAGCGCGGAGAACCACGAGCCTCTCTGCTTACGGGCGTCGCTCTGTCGCGCCTCCGATCTGtcgggaggcgcagcgccttcccGCCCACTCtgctctgccgccgctgcctgcggaactgaactcgcgcgcgacgcggcggagccggcgcgcgagaaggactGCGTGGGCTCCCACGGGTCTCGCTGAGGCAGCCGCACTCGCACCTCTGCGCCTTTGGCGAGAAATGTGACGGCAGTTTGCATGGTCACCACAACGAGCACGAGGAAGGACGACTGGAAGGGCAGGTAGCGGAGCAGGTTGTGCTCCTTGAGCAGGACGTCCACGAGTGAGACGCCTGAAGACGCTAAGAAGTAAAGCACCCAGTAGAGCCTCTCAGACAGCGCCGAGGGGCGCGTAGAACTCAGTGACACAATGGCGCCAAAGAgcgggcggcctgcgcggagaTACACGAGCACAGGCGTCAACACAAACTGCGGAAGGAAAATCAGAAGGACTTGGGGAAGGTAGAGCAGCACTGCGAACAAACCGGACAACCAGGACTGAGAACTGAAACCGAGGGCATGGCAcagcgcgtcggctgcgtaGGAAACCAGGGGCGAAGCCGACGCAGGGGTGCGAGAGCCTGGCAGActgccgcgcgacgagggcgaagacgtTCCCTGTTCATTCAGGGAGAAATTGGAGGACGAGACAAAAggcaagaagaaagaaaaagcctggcggaggccgcggccgagaGCGGTGCGCGGTGGGGAAGCGGTGCCTTGCCGCGAAAACGCCGGCGGATTAGGCTCTGGGAAGTAGAAAATCCCTGAAGTGGCCGTTTCTTCCGAAGCATCCGCTCCGTGAGAGGGGaggacgagagcgacgccgaacAATTTAGTTgaaaaaaaggaaagaaGCGCAGCCAAGCCCCGAATCAAGCGGAACGCCGCGCGGTGGACGGTCGGCTGCGAGGGCCCTCCGGAGATCACAGTCAGAActgaaaagagagagaggacgtgGTGCGGCAGCGACTCAACGAAGGGCACGTAACGATTCAGCAGCGGCAACTCTGCCACGAGGTTgcacgcagctgcacacagagagacagacacacacacgcgggaCATGCGTTCCACGATCTGCTGTATCGGATGCACGCCCTATGCAAAGCACATGAAAGTCCAAAAACCCAAGTCGCTGCCGAAAAGTTCAGCGGCTGAACACACTGGCGCCGCGGATGCCTTCGCTACAGGGCTCGCCCCAATCCCCGAGCAGTCCACACCCTCCGTATTCGTGCTGACAGACGCTTTGCCTCACAGCAGTTCCGtgttcccccccccccccccgcccatGCGAGACGACTTACTCATGAACACCCACACTTCGAGCCAGAAGGTGAGGCGCATCCAGACGTATCTCGTCTCCCCGGCGATGGCCTTCGCCACCTCGGGGTCGCAGACGGCCTTCGCGTCTTGCATCCAAtcgccgcgaaggccttcttcagctccccggtctccgcctccgcccacggccgcgcggcacgcCTCCTCTCCACCGGCGGCAGCTCCAGGGCTCGCTCGCCATGTCGACGGCGCCCAGCGCCTGAAGCACGCCCATCCACCCTCGgtggcggcagctgcgccggcggagtcTCCGCCTTGAGTCTCGGCTTTAGAACGCGATTTCGGCGCCGACGCTCCCTGCTTCCGCTGTCTCAGCGCGTCGCCTTGTCTGGAAGCGCccagagagacagccgaggcgccggcggtcgAGAGGGACGAatcccgcgcctcgcctccaggGGCGCGGCCTGGCGGCGGTCCCTGGGGTTTGCAGAACTGGAGA
The Besnoitia besnoiti strain Bb-Ger1 chromosome VIII, whole genome shotgun sequence genome window above contains:
- a CDS encoding hypothetical protein (encoded by transcript BESB_084750), which codes for MGTRQTVDAKSAHEARAREDGREAAPASLRECPSLPVCSLPASEDRQKLRRVFLRNQAAILSVAVLCPAIFSSFFVPNGGLQPGACAAVEAGTRSQAAFQFAPAADMAAEDEPAAETVADDLGRKGKWWWHYSAIRQQPRTSAGRARGAVSSSRGKNLKKKLLFMALGIAVTAALGFVSVKAYKKWRSLKTKRSPCPQYVTSTRS
- a CDS encoding hypothetical protein (encoded by transcript BESB_084760), which codes for MTLLRCTPSRSHASPCQPFCRGIPKSFVAVFALLRRLLVPSFRVFLWVVYPVFCILYFLHQTPSHPREHLATVDAFLACAPADLLQSLFSSVLLLSNSVVLAFFALSLDCGRLLVASLRLLFVWANFLWPYCRPALLHLWACYLDLSRVHQAAVAGVSFAAVVLSLLYLNGTLSRAVAAGRRAARRVSRWYVRVTAAVAASAPFVLACLFYLGMLLILGPARREQLQCLLQVLWHPLVAFGTAACLSRYVYLPRLHPILQFCKPQGPPPGRAPGGEARDSSLSTAGASAVSLGASRQGDALRQRKQGASAPKSRSKAETQGGDSAGAAAATEGGWACFRRWAPSTWRASPGAAAGGEEACRAAVGGGGDRGAEEGLRGDWMQDAKAVCDPEVAKAIAGETRYVWMRLTFWLEVWVFMTACNLVAELPLLNRYVPFVESLPHHVLSLFSVLTVISGGPSQPTVHRAAFRLIRGLAALLSFFSTKLFGVALVLPSHGADASEETATSGIFYFPEPNPPAFSRQGTASPPRTALGRGLRQAFSFFLPFVSSSNFSLNEQGTSSPSSRGSLPGSRTPASASPLVSYAADALCHALGFSSQSWLSGLFAVLLYLPQVLLIFLPQFVLTPVLVYLRAGRPLFGAIVSLSSTRPSALSERLYWVLYFLASSGVSLVDVLLKEHNLLRYLPFQSSFLVLVVVTMQTAVTFLAKGAEVRVRLPQRDPWEPTQSFSRAGSAASRASSVPQAAAAEQSGREGAAPPDRSEARQSDARKQRGSWFSALFGRGSSVPAAETNWGAPGGHDAAAGVKAGSATEEGSHARPKEGTRHILPAAMIASAAAACEKESSGRPRAPPPAPSPQTSSAPSSSDIDDERARAEGGIPTENPEEDEDGNAREAIRSPEGSPERAGADAACQEPRRRWADEAITSSDEEMEQDGFASQAARAVADGPEAGSRSASRVASPRSHEGRMVDRGAPRMVWRARAGDGGWRNFRDDGRGRRRPQQKSESSPAREGGSPYFGPGHEDRRSQQLFSRRGARGGRSRREFPGGGSAGNAQALSKDLSEEQRRSPPDHRRRGRPVTPPAGAGQGGDRERLRLRPVDRRADAEPRGGAAPQRGRLAAETDWQGAREEALQEWNLVDDDLSEG